Proteins encoded by one window of Acidobacteriota bacterium:
- the pyk gene encoding pyruvate kinase, with amino-acid sequence MALPADHRLTRIVATIGPATISPARLRLMVAAGMDVARLNMSHGDASFHRRAARAVRAAGRSLGRIVGLMADLQGPKVRFGDFGQAVPIRRGMPLVLTVRPAAADPERGVLPVDYPHLPREAEPGHEILVGDGAVRLKVRRVRGERVYCTVIEGTEISPRTGFHLPQAKPHGPALTAKDRRDLTLAVELGVDAVALSFVRTGEDVALARRLLRRRGSEALIVAKIETPQALDNLDEILAAADGVMVARGDLGVALPPERVPVEQKRIIEAATASGKPVITATQMLESMRYATRPTRAEASDVANAVWDGSWALMLSAETATGHHPVEAVRMMKRIIEAAERRLFKLPRRRRAPGPVPVSEGIAEAATWIAFDVGARAIVALTRSGATARQVARFAPSLPVYGYTPNREALGRMTLYRGVVPRPLRMQRTFSAAIRAVNADLKRRGEARRGELVVILGGSPDEPLGVTNRLVVHQIR; translated from the coding sequence TTCCACAGGCGGGCGGCGCGCGCGGTGCGGGCCGCGGGGCGGTCCCTCGGGCGGATCGTCGGCCTCATGGCCGACCTCCAGGGCCCGAAGGTGAGGTTCGGCGACTTCGGACAGGCGGTGCCGATCCGGCGCGGAATGCCGCTGGTGCTGACCGTCCGCCCCGCGGCGGCCGACCCGGAGCGCGGCGTCCTCCCCGTCGACTACCCGCATCTTCCCCGCGAGGCGGAACCGGGACACGAGATCCTGGTCGGCGACGGCGCGGTGCGCCTGAAGGTCCGGCGAGTGAGGGGGGAGCGCGTCTACTGCACGGTGATCGAGGGGACGGAGATCTCACCGCGGACCGGCTTCCACCTGCCCCAGGCCAAGCCGCACGGGCCGGCCCTCACGGCCAAGGACCGCCGGGATCTGACCCTCGCCGTCGAGCTGGGCGTCGACGCCGTCGCCCTGTCGTTCGTCCGCACGGGAGAGGACGTGGCGCTGGCGCGGCGGCTGCTCCGGCGCCGCGGGAGCGAGGCGCTGATCGTCGCCAAGATCGAAACGCCGCAGGCCCTCGACAACCTGGACGAGATCCTCGCCGCGGCCGACGGCGTCATGGTCGCGCGCGGCGATCTGGGGGTCGCCCTGCCCCCGGAACGCGTTCCGGTCGAGCAGAAGCGCATCATCGAGGCGGCGACCGCCTCGGGAAAGCCGGTGATCACCGCCACCCAGATGCTCGAGTCGATGCGCTACGCCACGCGCCCCACCCGCGCCGAGGCGTCGGACGTCGCGAACGCCGTGTGGGACGGATCGTGGGCGCTGATGCTGTCGGCGGAGACGGCCACGGGGCATCACCCCGTGGAAGCCGTCCGCATGATGAAGCGGATCATCGAGGCGGCGGAGCGCCGGTTGTTCAAGTTGCCGCGCCGCCGGAGGGCTCCGGGGCCCGTACCCGTCTCGGAGGGGATCGCCGAGGCGGCCACGTGGATCGCGTTCGACGTCGGCGCCCGGGCGATCGTCGCGCTGACGCGGAGCGGCGCCACCGCGCGCCAGGTCGCCCGCTTCGCCCCCTCCCTTCCGGTGTACGGCTACACCCCGAACCGGGAGGCGCTCGGGAGGATGACGCTCTACCGGGGGGTCGTACCGCGCCCGCTCCGGATGCAGCGAACGTTCAGCGCCGCCATTCGGGCGGTCAACGCCGACCTCAAGCGGCGGGGCGAGGCGCGGCGGGGGGAGCTGGTCGTCATCCTGGGCGGCTCTCCGGACGAACCGCTCGGCGTCACCAACCGGCTCGTCGTCCACCAGATCCGCTGA